In a genomic window of Bordetella petrii:
- a CDS encoding helix-turn-helix domain-containing protein, whose product MARTLTKPLEQSPLALDLQALGQLIRNRRAHSLLRIDDAAALLGVSKDTLSRLENGRAVGTDKMMAVLQGLGLAIIITDKALASTALQAIEGEPRVKDAG is encoded by the coding sequence ATGGCGCGGACGCTTACCAAACCCCTCGAGCAAAGTCCGCTGGCTCTGGATCTGCAAGCGCTTGGGCAGTTGATCCGAAACCGGCGCGCGCATTCGCTGCTGCGTATCGACGATGCGGCGGCGCTGCTCGGCGTTTCCAAAGACACGCTGTCGCGCCTGGAAAACGGCCGGGCAGTCGGCACCGACAAGATGATGGCCGTGCTGCAGGGGCTGGGCCTGGCCATCATCATCACGGACAAGGCATTGGCCAGCACCGCCTTGCAGGCGATCGAGGGCGAACCTCGAGTAAAGGACGCTGGCTGA
- a CDS encoding HipA domain-containing protein, with the protein MARHALSVIAPQGRVGTLVFESTEDRYEFIYDPAWPGIAQAFPLSPHIPLAGPPAASGVVARFLQNLLPEGRALDVASSFHRVSKGNIFGLINLLGREPVGALSFLAEDADASQAAAEPRRPISDAELSERIRARDSVPFPVWDGKVRLSVAGFQDKLQVLLEGDQVSLVEAPLASTHILKPESPNPATPFMVANEHFCMTLALHMGLPVAPVRIRRIPEPVLLIERFDRTVEWAQDGPTAVAVHRRHVIDACQALDMPVALKYERNMGSAEHVRHIRDGVSFERLFALADDFENPAVARQFLLRWAILQLLIGNSDAHGKNVSFFLSGAGLAPANLYDLVCVHAYGQAIEQEMAMGYGDEFRCNAVTAFDLADFAHRAGLPATLVARELASMAKQAQKRVAALAQHEVYTPNERQHVQGIAAFVLAQAERLLRIAPQVPKVDPELL; encoded by the coding sequence ATGGCTCGTCACGCATTGAGCGTCATCGCGCCACAAGGGCGCGTTGGAACCTTGGTTTTCGAGTCCACCGAAGACCGGTACGAATTTATCTACGATCCGGCCTGGCCAGGCATCGCGCAGGCGTTTCCGTTGTCGCCACATATTCCGCTAGCCGGGCCGCCCGCCGCTTCCGGCGTGGTTGCCCGATTTTTGCAAAACCTGTTGCCGGAAGGCCGCGCGCTCGATGTGGCGTCGAGTTTTCATCGCGTGTCCAAGGGCAATATTTTCGGGCTGATCAACCTGCTGGGCCGCGAGCCTGTGGGGGCGCTGAGTTTCCTGGCCGAGGACGCCGACGCGAGCCAAGCGGCGGCCGAACCGCGCCGGCCGATTTCCGACGCCGAACTGAGCGAGCGCATCCGCGCGCGCGACAGCGTGCCCTTTCCGGTTTGGGATGGCAAGGTTCGGCTGTCGGTAGCGGGGTTCCAGGACAAGCTTCAGGTGCTGCTGGAAGGCGATCAGGTCAGCCTGGTGGAGGCGCCCCTGGCCTCTACGCATATCCTCAAGCCGGAATCGCCCAACCCCGCCACGCCGTTCATGGTGGCCAACGAACATTTCTGCATGACGCTGGCCTTGCACATGGGCCTGCCGGTGGCACCGGTGCGCATTCGCCGCATTCCGGAACCGGTGCTGCTTATCGAGCGGTTCGACCGGACGGTGGAATGGGCGCAAGACGGGCCAACCGCGGTTGCGGTACACCGCCGGCATGTCATTGACGCCTGCCAGGCGTTGGACATGCCCGTCGCGCTTAAATATGAGCGCAATATGGGCAGCGCCGAGCATGTCCGGCATATCCGGGATGGCGTGAGCTTCGAAAGGCTGTTCGCGCTGGCAGACGATTTCGAAAACCCGGCAGTCGCGCGCCAGTTCTTGCTGCGCTGGGCGATCCTGCAGTTGCTCATCGGCAACAGCGACGCTCATGGGAAGAATGTGTCGTTTTTCTTGAGCGGCGCGGGGCTTGCTCCCGCGAATCTGTATGACTTGGTCTGCGTGCATGCCTATGGCCAAGCCATCGAGCAGGAGATGGCCATGGGGTATGGCGACGAGTTTCGCTGTAACGCCGTCACGGCATTCGACCTGGCCGACTTCGCGCATCGGGCCGGTTTGCCCGCGACACTGGTTGCCCGCGAGCTGGCTTCGATGGCGAAACAGGCTCAAAAACGGGTGGCAGCCCTGGCCCAGCACGAGGTGTACACCCCGAATGAGCGCCAGCATGTGCAGGGCATTGCCGCGTTCGTTCTTGCCCAGGCCGAGCGGCTTCTCCGGATCGCGCCGCAGGTGCCCAAAGTCGACCCGGAATTGTTGTGA
- the ycaC gene encoding isochorismate family cysteine hydrolase YcaC, translating into MSKPYVRLDKDNAAVLLVDHQAGLLSLVRDIDPDKFKNNVLALADLAKYFKLPTILTTSFEDGPNGPLVPELKTLFPDAPFIPRPGQINAWDNEDFVKAVKATGKKQLIIAGVVTEVCVAFPALSALEEGFEVFVVTDASGTFNELTRDAAWDRMSKAGAQLMTWFGAACELHRDWRNDIEGLGTLFSNHIPDYRNLITSYTTLTQKK; encoded by the coding sequence ATGAGCAAGCCCTACGTCCGCCTGGACAAAGACAACGCCGCTGTACTGTTGGTAGACCACCAGGCGGGCCTCCTTTCGCTGGTGCGCGACATCGATCCGGACAAGTTCAAGAACAACGTGCTGGCGCTGGCCGACCTGGCCAAGTATTTCAAGCTGCCCACCATCTTGACCACCAGCTTCGAAGACGGCCCCAACGGCCCGCTGGTGCCCGAACTGAAAACCCTGTTTCCGGACGCCCCTTTCATTCCGCGTCCCGGCCAGATCAACGCCTGGGACAACGAGGACTTCGTCAAGGCCGTCAAGGCCACCGGCAAGAAGCAGCTGATCATCGCCGGCGTGGTCACCGAAGTGTGCGTCGCGTTCCCGGCGTTGTCGGCCCTGGAAGAAGGCTTCGAAGTGTTCGTCGTGACCGACGCCTCGGGCACCTTCAACGAACTGACCCGCGACGCCGCCTGGGACCGCATGAGCAAGGCCGGCGCCCAGCTCATGACCTGGTTCGGCGCAGCCTGCGAACTGCATCGCGACTGGCGCAATGACATCGAGGGCCTGGGCACGCTGTTCTCCAACCACATCCCCGACTACCGCAACCTGATCACCAGCTACACCACGCTGACACAGAAGAAGTAA
- a CDS encoding pirin family protein yields the protein MKKVLGVYSAPRPHWVGDGFPVRSMFSYDSHGRHLSPFLLLDHAGPAQFAPAVKPRGVGQHPHRGFETVTIVYQGEVDHRDSTGAGGHIGPGDVQWMTAAGGILHEEFHSEAFTRQGGALEMVQLWVNLPARDKMSQPGYQTLLSRDIPVVGLPGNAGQVRVIAGKFNGRRGPARTHTPLDVWDVRLRQQGTATFDLPEGRTLALAVLHGTVQINGDEIVREGQLAHLAREGTRVQIEANNDVTLLLLSGEPIDEPIVGYGPFVMNSQAEIRQAIDDFNHGRFGQMAP from the coding sequence ATGAAAAAGGTTCTTGGCGTATACAGCGCTCCTCGCCCCCATTGGGTGGGCGACGGCTTCCCGGTGCGCTCAATGTTCAGCTACGACAGCCATGGCCGGCACCTCAGCCCGTTTCTCTTGCTGGACCACGCCGGCCCGGCCCAGTTCGCCCCGGCGGTCAAGCCCCGTGGCGTCGGCCAGCATCCGCACCGCGGCTTTGAAACCGTCACCATCGTGTACCAGGGCGAAGTCGACCATCGCGACTCCACCGGCGCGGGCGGCCACATCGGACCCGGCGACGTGCAGTGGATGACGGCGGCCGGCGGCATCCTGCACGAGGAATTCCATTCCGAAGCCTTCACCCGCCAGGGCGGGGCCCTGGAAATGGTGCAGCTGTGGGTGAATCTGCCGGCTCGCGACAAGATGTCCCAGCCGGGTTACCAGACCCTGCTGAGTCGCGACATCCCGGTCGTCGGGCTGCCCGGCAACGCGGGCCAGGTGCGCGTCATCGCGGGCAAATTCAATGGCCGGCGCGGCCCAGCGCGCACGCACACGCCGCTGGACGTGTGGGACGTGCGGCTGCGCCAGCAAGGCACGGCCACCTTCGATTTGCCCGAAGGCCGCACGCTGGCGCTGGCGGTGCTGCATGGCACGGTGCAGATCAACGGCGACGAGATCGTGCGCGAAGGCCAGTTGGCGCATCTGGCCCGCGAGGGCACCCGGGTGCAGATCGAGGCCAACAACGACGTCACGCTGCTGCTCTTGAGCGGCGAGCCGATCGACGAGCCCATCGTCGGCTACGGCCCCTTCGTGATGAACAGCCAGGCCGAGATCCGCCAGGCCATCGACGATTTCAACCACGGCCGCTTCGGCCAGATGGCTCCCTGA
- a CDS encoding LysR family transcriptional regulator, with protein sequence MPDLNDLYYFVQVVDHGGFAPAGRALGIPKSKLSRRIALLEARLGARLLMRTTRQFAVTDIGQTYYAHCKAMLVEADAAEEAVALTRAEPRGTVRVTCPVALLDARVADMLAAFMVQYPLVQLHLEETNRRVDVVAEGVDVAIRVRPPPLEDSDLVMRVLADRGQCLVASPALLQHTGVPRAPADLSGLPSLGLGLPQGEHVWNLLGPDGAHAAVRHQPRLVTRGMLALRAAAVAGVGIVQLPTMLLREQFKRGELVTVLPDWAPRREIIHVVFASRRGQLPSVRALIDFLADRFEALDED encoded by the coding sequence ATGCCCGACTTGAACGACCTGTATTACTTCGTACAGGTGGTGGACCACGGCGGTTTCGCGCCGGCCGGCCGGGCCCTGGGCATACCCAAGTCCAAACTCAGCCGCCGCATCGCCCTGCTGGAGGCGCGCCTGGGAGCTCGCCTGCTGATGCGCACCACGCGCCAGTTCGCGGTAACCGACATCGGCCAGACTTACTACGCGCACTGCAAAGCCATGCTGGTCGAAGCCGACGCCGCCGAAGAGGCTGTGGCGCTAACCCGCGCCGAGCCGCGCGGCACGGTACGGGTGACTTGCCCGGTGGCGCTGCTGGACGCGCGGGTGGCCGACATGCTGGCCGCCTTCATGGTGCAGTACCCGCTGGTGCAACTGCACCTGGAAGAAACCAACCGGCGGGTGGACGTGGTGGCCGAGGGCGTCGATGTGGCGATTCGCGTGCGGCCGCCGCCATTGGAAGACAGCGACCTGGTGATGCGGGTGCTGGCCGATCGCGGCCAGTGCCTGGTGGCCAGCCCGGCCTTGTTGCAGCACACCGGCGTGCCCCGGGCGCCCGCCGACCTGAGCGGTCTGCCCAGCCTGGGGCTGGGCTTGCCGCAAGGCGAGCATGTGTGGAACCTGCTGGGCCCTGACGGCGCTCACGCGGCGGTTCGCCATCAGCCGCGCCTGGTCACGCGCGGCATGCTGGCGTTGCGCGCCGCCGCCGTGGCGGGCGTGGGCATCGTGCAACTGCCCACCATGTTGCTGCGTGAACAGTTCAAGCGCGGCGAGCTGGTAACGGTACTGCCCGACTGGGCGCCGCGCCGCGAGATCATTCATGTGGTGTTCGCGTCGCGTCGTGGCCAATTGCCGTCGGTCAGGGCGCTGATCGATTTCCTGGCAGACCGCTTCGAGGCGCTGGACGAGGACTGA
- the bioD gene encoding dethiobiotin synthase encodes MLDAPAPTPGHASARHTDYFVTGTDTEIGKTLVSCALLHGAARQGWRAAGMKAVAAGADLVNGGWVNQDVEQLRQASNVTLPEAVRCPYVLRQAVAPHIAAAAEGVTLQLAAIRHAYRQAAAHADAVVVEGVGGFRVPLDDNRDTADLAQQLGLPVILVVGIRLGCISHALLTAEAIAARGLRLAGWVANHVDPAMPHAQANVQALAQRLPAPLAGCVPYLAHADPAAAARHLDLSVLYPVVPLSPRPAPRSGLPGNRSAP; translated from the coding sequence ATGCTTGATGCACCCGCGCCCACGCCTGGGCACGCCAGTGCTCGCCACACCGACTATTTCGTGACCGGCACCGACACCGAGATCGGCAAGACGCTGGTCTCGTGCGCGTTGCTGCATGGCGCCGCACGCCAGGGGTGGCGTGCCGCCGGCATGAAGGCGGTGGCCGCGGGCGCCGACCTGGTCAACGGCGGGTGGGTCAACCAGGACGTCGAACAACTGCGTCAGGCCAGCAATGTGACCCTGCCCGAAGCCGTGCGCTGCCCTTATGTGCTGCGGCAGGCGGTGGCGCCGCACATCGCGGCGGCGGCCGAAGGGGTGACACTGCAGCTGGCCGCCATCCGCCATGCTTACCGGCAGGCCGCGGCTCACGCGGACGCCGTGGTCGTGGAAGGAGTGGGCGGCTTTCGCGTGCCGCTCGACGACAACCGCGACACCGCCGACCTCGCGCAACAGCTGGGGTTGCCGGTGATCCTGGTGGTGGGCATCCGGCTGGGGTGCATCAGCCATGCCTTGCTGACCGCCGAAGCGATCGCCGCCCGTGGGCTGCGCCTGGCAGGCTGGGTGGCCAACCATGTCGACCCCGCCATGCCGCATGCGCAGGCCAATGTGCAGGCCTTGGCGCAACGCCTGCCAGCGCCCCTGGCCGGCTGCGTGCCTTACCTGGCGCACGCCGATCCTGCCGCGGCGGCCCGCCATCTGGACCTGTCCGTGCTTTATCCGGTTGTGCCGCTCAGTCCTCGTCCAGCGCCTCGAAGCGGTCTGCCAGGAAATCGATCAGCGCCCTGA
- the bioF gene encoding 8-amino-7-oxononanoate synthase → MQLLDNLDAALRKLDAQHLRRRRRTAESPCAPHVRVDGRDMLAFCSNDYLGLAAHPVIVAALAEGAARYGAGSGASHLISGHSHAHAQLEERLANMLAPHLEQPRALYFCTGYMANLAVLGALAGRDADIFSEALNHASLIDGARLSRARVQVYPHADLDALADMLAASRAQTRLIVSDGVFSMDGDIAPLRDLLALAERHGAWLVVDDAHGFGVLGEHGRGVLEHAGLRSPHLVLMGTLGKAAGVAGAFVAAHATVIDWLVNRARPYIFSTAAAPAQAHALMASLNLIEGSEGRQRRARLQALAQQLQARLSLRQWRHQPTPTAIQPIVLGANAHALRAAAGLESQGLWVPAIRPPTVPPGTARLRVTLSASHIPAHVDRLADALNQLDNEACHA, encoded by the coding sequence ATGCAACTGCTGGACAACCTGGATGCCGCCCTGCGCAAGCTCGATGCGCAGCATCTGCGCCGCCGCCGGCGCACCGCCGAATCGCCGTGCGCGCCCCATGTGCGCGTCGACGGGCGCGACATGCTGGCTTTTTGCAGCAACGACTACCTGGGGCTAGCCGCCCATCCCGTCATCGTGGCCGCGCTGGCCGAAGGCGCGGCGCGCTACGGCGCGGGTAGCGGCGCCTCGCACCTGATCAGCGGCCACAGCCACGCCCACGCGCAACTGGAAGAACGGCTTGCCAACATGCTGGCGCCGCACCTGGAACAGCCCCGCGCACTGTATTTCTGCACCGGCTACATGGCCAACCTGGCAGTGCTGGGCGCCCTGGCCGGCCGCGATGCCGACATCTTCTCCGAGGCCCTGAACCACGCCTCGCTGATCGACGGCGCGCGCCTGTCGCGCGCCCGCGTCCAGGTCTATCCCCACGCCGACCTGGACGCGCTGGCGGATATGCTGGCGGCCAGCCGGGCACAGACTCGCCTGATCGTGTCCGACGGCGTGTTTTCCATGGACGGCGACATCGCCCCGCTGCGCGACCTGCTGGCGCTGGCCGAACGCCATGGCGCGTGGCTGGTGGTCGATGACGCGCACGGCTTCGGCGTACTGGGCGAGCACGGCCGCGGCGTGCTCGAACATGCGGGCCTGCGCTCGCCCCATCTGGTGCTGATGGGCACGCTGGGCAAGGCCGCCGGCGTGGCGGGAGCCTTCGTGGCCGCCCATGCCACCGTCATCGACTGGCTGGTCAACCGGGCCCGGCCGTACATCTTCAGCACCGCCGCCGCGCCCGCACAGGCGCATGCGCTGATGGCCAGCCTCAACCTGATCGAAGGCTCCGAAGGCCGGCAGCGGCGCGCGCGCCTGCAGGCGCTGGCGCAACAGCTGCAAGCGCGGCTCAGCCTGCGCCAGTGGCGCCACCAACCCACGCCCACCGCCATCCAGCCCATCGTGCTGGGCGCCAACGCACACGCGCTGCGCGCTGCCGCCGGCCTGGAAAGCCAGGGACTGTGGGTGCCCGCCATTCGCCCGCCCACCGTGCCACCCGGCACCGCGCGCCTGCGCGTGACGCTGTCGGCCTCGCACATTCCGGCGCACGTGGACCGGCTGGCCGACGCCCTGAACCAGCTCGACAACGAGGCCTGCCATGCTTGA
- the bioA gene encoding adenosylmethionine--8-amino-7-oxononanoate transaminase has protein sequence MPHHAPTSKTAEWRTRSLRHVWHPCTQMKRQASMPLLALSHGEGPWLVDMDGRRYLDGISSWWVNLFGHANARINAALNDQLARLPHAMLAGCTHAPAVELAERLSALTGAALDHCFYASDGASAVEIALKMSFHAWRNQGHPAKREFVCLRHGYHGETLGALGVTDVAVFRDAYGPLLRQAHVVASPDARAALPGEDADAVARRAAAELQTLLDARHAHIAAVIIEPLVQCAAGMAMHAPSYLRQVRELCDRYQAHLIADEIAVGCGRTGTFFASEQAGIWPDLLTLSKGITGGYLPLSLVLATDAIHATFYDDDVARGFLHSHSYTGNPLACRAALATLDIFEADDVLARNRRRAARLDAALAPLQAHHAVRHFRRTGMIWAFDVEAGPGFGQRYAAAALARGLLLRPIGHTVYLMPPYVLDNDTATWLARETLAALDDALEEH, from the coding sequence ATGCCTCACCACGCCCCCACATCGAAAACCGCCGAATGGCGGACCCGCAGCCTGCGCCACGTGTGGCACCCCTGCACGCAGATGAAGCGGCAGGCCTCGATGCCGCTGCTGGCGCTGTCGCACGGCGAAGGGCCGTGGCTGGTCGACATGGATGGCCGCCGTTATCTGGACGGCATCAGCTCCTGGTGGGTCAACCTGTTCGGCCACGCCAATGCGCGCATCAACGCCGCCCTGAACGACCAGTTGGCCCGGCTGCCGCACGCCATGCTGGCCGGCTGCACGCATGCGCCCGCGGTCGAGCTGGCCGAACGCCTGTCGGCCCTGACAGGCGCGGCGCTGGATCACTGCTTTTACGCATCCGATGGCGCGTCCGCGGTGGAAATCGCCCTGAAGATGAGCTTTCACGCCTGGCGCAACCAGGGCCACCCGGCCAAGCGCGAATTCGTCTGCCTGCGCCATGGCTACCATGGCGAGACCCTGGGCGCGCTGGGGGTGACCGACGTGGCCGTGTTCCGCGACGCCTACGGCCCGCTGCTGCGCCAGGCCCACGTCGTGGCTTCGCCCGATGCCCGCGCCGCGCTGCCGGGCGAAGATGCGGACGCCGTCGCGCGCCGCGCCGCGGCCGAACTGCAGACCCTGCTCGACGCGCGCCACGCCCATATCGCCGCGGTGATCATCGAACCGCTGGTGCAATGCGCCGCCGGCATGGCCATGCACGCGCCCTCGTACCTGCGGCAAGTGCGCGAGCTGTGCGACCGTTACCAGGCGCACTTGATCGCCGACGAAATCGCGGTGGGCTGCGGCCGCACCGGCACCTTCTTCGCCAGCGAGCAGGCCGGCATCTGGCCCGACCTGCTGACGCTGTCCAAGGGCATCACAGGCGGCTACTTGCCGCTGTCGCTGGTGCTCGCCACCGACGCCATTCACGCCACGTTCTATGACGACGACGTGGCGCGCGGCTTCCTGCACTCGCATTCGTACACCGGTAACCCACTGGCCTGCCGCGCCGCGCTGGCCACCCTGGACATCTTCGAGGCGGACGACGTGCTGGCGCGCAACCGCCGGCGCGCCGCGCGGCTGGACGCGGCGCTGGCGCCGCTGCAGGCGCACCACGCCGTGCGCCATTTCCGCCGCACGGGAATGATCTGGGCCTTCGATGTCGAGGCCGGCCCCGGCTTCGGGCAGCGCTATGCCGCCGCCGCCCTGGCGCGCGGGCTGCTGCTGCGCCCCATCGGCCATACGGTCTACCTGATGCCGCCCTACGTACTGGACAACGACACTGCCACCTGGCTGGCCCGCGAAACCCTGGCCGCGCTGGACGACGCGCTGGAGGAACATTGA
- a CDS encoding thioesterase family protein, translated as MPDHPDLPRTQLIVQPDWTDLYGHMNAARYVRVFDHIGFQLLEPLGVGESYTQATRCGIYTVDIAVNYRRELLAGDPLELRLRVLGADQKRLLCLMELFQTRDNYLAATMEQLSVHVNLDTRRSQAFPDTLVQSLQAAAQAHAAAPLPERHVTRLTLARRA; from the coding sequence ATGCCTGATCACCCCGACCTGCCCCGCACCCAGCTCATCGTCCAGCCCGACTGGACCGACCTGTACGGCCACATGAACGCCGCCCGCTACGTGCGCGTGTTCGACCATATCGGCTTCCAATTGCTGGAGCCCCTGGGGGTAGGCGAAAGCTATACGCAGGCCACGCGCTGCGGCATCTACACCGTCGACATCGCCGTCAACTACCGCCGTGAACTGCTGGCCGGCGATCCGCTCGAACTGCGCCTGCGGGTGCTGGGCGCCGACCAGAAGCGCCTGCTGTGCCTGATGGAGCTCTTCCAGACGCGCGACAACTACCTGGCCGCCACCATGGAACAGCTGTCGGTGCACGTGAACCTCGACACCCGGCGCAGCCAGGCCTTTCCCGACACGCTCGTGCAGTCGCTACAAGCCGCCGCCCAGGCGCATGCGGCGGCACCGCTGCCCGAACGCCACGTCACGCGCCTGACGCTGGCACGGCGCGCCTGA
- a CDS encoding acylphosphatase — MQVSQLETVHVIVKGVVQGVGYRHATVRRAHMLGVTGWVQNMEDGTVQAMVQGTPDQVDHMLEWLRRGPPAAVVRDLATQREYTDKRYARFEQL, encoded by the coding sequence ATGCAAGTCTCCCAACTCGAAACCGTGCACGTCATCGTCAAGGGCGTCGTACAAGGCGTGGGCTACCGGCACGCCACCGTGCGGCGCGCCCACATGCTGGGCGTCACCGGCTGGGTGCAGAACATGGAAGACGGCACCGTGCAGGCCATGGTGCAGGGCACTCCCGACCAGGTCGACCACATGCTGGAATGGCTGCGCCGCGGCCCCCCGGCCGCCGTCGTGCGCGACCTCGCCACCCAGCGCGAATACACCGACAAGCGCTATGCGCGCTTCGAACAGCTGTAG
- a CDS encoding alpha-hydroxy acid oxidase, whose translation MNNANLAKITCIEDLRILAQKRVPRMFYDYADSGAWTEGTYRANETDFQAIKLRQRVAVDMEGRSLRTTMAGADAVMPVAIAPTGLTGMQHADGEMVAAQAAAEFGVPFTLSTMSICSIEDVARATGKPFWFQLYVMRDREFVANLIDRAKAAGCSALVLTLDLQILGQRHKDIRNGLSAPPKPTLANLINLATKPRWCLGMLGTPRRTFGNIVGHAKGVTDLSSLSSWTAEQFDPRLSWADVEWIKQRWGGKLILKGILDVEDARLAADSGADALIVSNHGGRQLDGAMSSIAALPAIADAVGSRIEVWMDGGIRSGQDVLKAVALGARGTMIGRAFLYGLGAYGKAGVTRALEILYKEMDVTMALCGRKSLTPGDRSVLLPGTYPT comes from the coding sequence ATGAACAACGCGAACCTTGCCAAGATCACCTGCATTGAAGACCTGCGCATCCTCGCGCAGAAGCGCGTGCCCCGCATGTTCTACGACTACGCCGATTCGGGCGCCTGGACCGAAGGCACGTACCGCGCCAACGAAACGGACTTCCAGGCCATCAAGCTGCGCCAGCGCGTGGCGGTGGACATGGAAGGGCGATCGCTGCGCACCACCATGGCCGGCGCCGACGCGGTCATGCCCGTGGCCATCGCGCCCACCGGGCTGACCGGCATGCAGCATGCCGACGGCGAGATGGTGGCCGCGCAGGCGGCGGCCGAGTTCGGCGTGCCCTTCACGCTGTCCACCATGAGCATCTGCTCGATCGAAGACGTGGCGCGCGCCACCGGCAAGCCGTTCTGGTTCCAGCTGTACGTGATGCGCGACCGCGAATTCGTGGCCAACCTGATCGACCGCGCCAAGGCGGCCGGCTGCTCGGCGCTGGTGCTGACACTCGACCTGCAAATTCTCGGCCAGCGCCACAAAGACATTCGCAACGGCCTGTCGGCGCCGCCCAAGCCCACGCTGGCCAACCTGATCAACCTGGCCACCAAGCCGCGCTGGTGCCTGGGCATGCTGGGCACGCCGCGCCGCACGTTCGGCAATATCGTCGGCCACGCCAAGGGAGTGACCGACCTGTCGTCGCTGTCGTCCTGGACCGCCGAGCAGTTCGACCCGCGCCTGAGCTGGGCCGATGTCGAATGGATCAAGCAGCGCTGGGGCGGCAAACTGATCCTCAAGGGCATCCTGGACGTGGAGGACGCGCGGCTGGCGGCCGATAGCGGCGCCGACGCGCTGATCGTCAGCAACCATGGCGGGCGCCAGCTCGACGGCGCAATGTCGTCGATTGCCGCCCTGCCCGCCATTGCCGACGCCGTGGGCTCGCGCATCGAGGTATGGATGGACGGCGGCATTCGCTCGGGCCAGGACGTGCTGAAGGCGGTGGCTTTGGGCGCGCGCGGCACCATGATCGGCCGCGCGTTCCTGTATGGTTTGGGCGCGTATGGCAAGGCGGGCGTGACCCGCGCGCTCGAGATCCTGTACAAGGAAATGGACGTCACCATGGCGCTGTGCGGACGCAAGTCCCTGACGCCGGGCGATCGCAGCGTGTTGTTGCCGGGCACGTATCCGACCTAG